The following is a genomic window from Anopheles cruzii unplaced genomic scaffold, idAnoCruzAS_RS32_06 scaffold01903_ctg1, whole genome shotgun sequence.
GGATTCCTTATATTCAACTccttcggcggtggcaccggctCAGGATTCACTTCGCTATTGCTCGACCAAATAGCGACGAATTACGGCAAAAAGTGCAAGCTACAGTTCGCCGTCTATCCGTCCCCGCTGATCTCCACGTCGGTGGTCGAACCGTACAACAGCGTGCTGTGTACACACGCATCGATGAATACATCAGACTGTTGTTTCATTATGGACAACGAGGCCACGTACAGTATTTGCTCGAAGACGCTGCAAATCGATCGCCCTCACTACACGGACCTAAATGCGCTGGTGGCGCAGGTTGTGTCCTCGACGACGGCTTCGCTGCGCTTCAAGGGCACGATAAACGTCGATTTGAATGAGTTTCAAACGAACCTGGTACCGTACCCGCGTGTGCACTATCCGCTCGTGTCCTACGCGCCACTAGTGTCCGCATCGAAGGTATCGCACGAGAGTAGCTCGGTGGCGGAAATCACAAATGCCTGCTTTACGTCCGAGAACACTATGGTAAAGTGTGACCCTCGAATGGGCAAATACATGGCTTGCTGCATGCTGTTCCGGGGGGACATCATGCCGAAAGATACCAATGAAGCGGTGGCCGCGATTAAAACCAAGCGTCACATCAATTTTGTCGATTGGTGTCCTACGGGTTTTAAGATTGGCATCAACCAGCAAGCACCATTCGTACTTCCTGGAAGTGATCTGGCGAGACCCAAGCGGGCCGTCTGTATGCTTTCGAATTCGACCGCCATCTCGACGGCGTGGGCCAGGCTCAACTACAAATTCGATGTGATGTATCGGAAGCGGGCCTTCGTGCATTGGTATGTTGGCGAAGGCATGGAGGAGGGCGAATTTTCAGAGGCCCGAGAAGATTTAGCCTGCCTCGAGCGGGACTACGATGAGGTGGCCGGCGATACGGTGGNNNNNNNNNNNNNNNNNNNNNNNNNNNNNNNNNNNNNNNNNNNNNNNNNNNNNNNNNNNNNNNNNNNNNNNNNNNNNNNNNNNNNNNNNNNNNNNNNNNNNNNNNNNNNNNNNNNNNNNNNNNNNNNNNNNNNNNNNNNNNNNNNNNNNNNNNNNNNNNNNNNNNNNNNNNNNNNNNNNNNNNNNNNNNNNNNNNNNNNNNNNNNNNNNNNNNNNNNNNNNNNNNNNNNNNNNNNNNNNNNNNNNNNNNNNNNNNNNNNNNNNNNNNNNNNNNNNNNNNNNNNNNNNNNNNNNNNNNNNNNNNNNNNNNNNNNNNNNNNNNNNNNNNNNNNNNNNNNNNNNNNNNNNNNNNNNNNNNNNN
Proteins encoded in this region:
- the LOC128276655 gene encoding tubulin alpha-8 chain-like, which encodes MFRSQREVISIQVGQAGCQIGNACWQLLTTEHGVQPDGMMEPNTKVEENMATFFQDTQTGRVVPRSIFIDLEESVIDDIRKGPCKQLYHPQYMITGKEDAANNFARGHYTVGKQIIEQVSGTMRKLSEQCDGLEGFLIFNSFGGGTGSGFTSLLLDQIATNYGKKCKLQFAVYPSPLISTSVVEPYNSVLCTHASMNTSDCCFIMDNEATYSICSKTLQIDRPHYTDLNALVAQVVSSTTASLRFKGTINVDLNEFQTNLVPYPRVHYPLVSYAPLVSASKVSHESSSVAEITNACFTSENTMVKCDPRMGKYMACCMLFRGDIMPKDTNEAVAAIKTKRHINFVDWCPTGFKIGINQQAPFVLPGSDLARPKRAVCMLSNSTAISTAWARLNYKFDVMYRKRAFVHWYVGEGMEEGEFSEAREDLACLERDYDEVAGDTLSEQCDGLQGFLIFNSFGGGTGSGFTSLLLYQIATNYGKKCKLQFAVHPAPLISTIVMDNAN